From the genome of Spinacia oleracea cultivar Varoflay chromosome 2, BTI_SOV_V1, whole genome shotgun sequence, one region includes:
- the LOC110779735 gene encoding uncharacterized protein → MSLKVKEEIQKQLDANFIKPIKHPEWLANVVVVPKKDGRVRVCIDFRDLNAASPKDYFPLPHIDVLVDSTAGHAMFSFMDGFSGYNQILMSANDMPKTSFITPWGTFCYRAMPFGLKNAGATYQRAATTILHDLIHNTVEVYVDAMIVKSHDRGNHVEELKSFFDRIRKYNLRLNPQKCMFGVTSGKLLGFVVSQDGIKVDSDKVKAIQELPPPKTEKEIRGFLGRIQYISRFISQLTTRCEPIFKLLKKNVPKKWNDECQASFDSMKEYLSNPPVLMPPKPGQPLILYLTITETAMGALLAQYQEGTKKEVAIYYLSKKFLEYETRYTAGTGLHRPHICHKKATTSSTSPHHVPYLQTRSHQSVKGRAISEALADGPISGDEFDDDFPDENIFTINVSKWKMYFDGASNRKGNGAGVLLIDPHGIHIPFAVKLGFPTTNNTAEYEACIYGIKASLAAGAKHLTVYGDSNLIISQTIGAWRVRDERLQMYSDYVQQFIPYFDDIDFKHLPREQNNFTDALANLAVNLTWEENVKIQSVKIVENEFPVIEFENMIALLIQEDEEDPWYIDIKKFLIEGQYPEGSHKKDRLAIRRLAAHFIMLKEQLYHKGFDGIPQLCIYGEQTQRIMKEVHRGECGPHMNGRMLARKILRAGYYWTTLESDCVHFVRACKKCQIFANVNHMPPVSLNNLTSPWPFSSWGIDIIGQIHPKA, encoded by the exons ATGAGTCTTAAAGTCAAGGAAGAAATCCAGAAACAACTCGACGCCAACTTCATAAAACCAATTAAGCATCCGGAGTGGTTGGCTAACGTGGTAGTTGTACCTAAAAAAGATGGAAGAGTCCGAGTTTGCATCGACTTTAGAGATCTAAATGCTGCATCACCAAAAGATTATTTTCCCCTTCCTCACATTGATGTTTTAGTGGATAGTACTGCAGGACACGCAATGTTCTCATTCATGGATGGATTCTCAGGATACAATCAAATACTCATGTCAGCAAATGACATGCCCAAGACATCGTTTATCACTCCTTGGGGAACCTTCTGTTATAGAGCGATGccatttggtttgaaaaacgcagGAGCCACTTATCAGCGAGCTGCGACAACAATACTGCACGATCTTATCCATAACACTGTTGAAGTCTATGTCGATGCCATGATCGTCAAAAGCCACGATCGAGGAAATCACGTAGAAGAATTGAAGTCTTTCTTTGACCGAATAAGGAAGTACAACCTGAGATTGAACCCACAGAAATGTATGTTTGGTGTAACGTCGGGAAAACTTTTGGGATTTGTAGTAAGCCAAGACGGCATCAAAGTAGACTCCGACAAGGTAAAAGCCATACAAGAACTACCTCCTCCTAAAACGGAAAAAGAAATCCGAGgttttctgggcagaattcaaTATATCAGCAGATTTATATCTCAACTAACAACAAGGTGTGAGCCTATATTTAAGTTGCTGAAAAAGAACGTTCCCAAAAAGTGGAATGACGAATGTCAGGCTTCATTTGATTCAATGAAGGAATATCTTTCAAACCCGCCGGTTTTGATGCCACCCAAACCCGGCCAACCTCTAATATTATACCTCACAATCACGGAAACGGCCATGGGAGCACTTTTAGCTCAATATCAAGAAGGAACAAAAAAGGAAGTAGCTATTTACTACCTCAGCAAAAAGTTTCTGGAATATGAAACTAGATACACCGCTGGAACGGGCTTGCATCGCCCTCATATATGCCACAAAAAAGCTACGACATCATCTACAAGCCCACACCACGTACCTTATCTCCAGACTCGATCCCATCAA TCTGTGAAAGGAAGAGCCATATCCGAGGCATTGGCTGATGGGCCCATATCAGGCGACGAATTTGATGATGATTTTCCTGACGAGAACATATTCACCATTAATGTATCGAAATGGAAAATGTACTTTGATGGGGCATCCAATAGAAAAGGAAACGGCGCTGGAGTATTGTTAATAGATCCCCATGGGATACACATACCTTTTGCTGTGAAACTCGGTTTCCCAACCACAAACAATACAGCCGAATATGAAGCTTGTATCTATGGAATCAAAGCTTCCCTAGCAGCGGGGGCAAAACATCTCACCGTGTATGGTGATTCAAATCTTATCATATCCCAGACGATTGGGGCATGGAGAGTTCGGGATGAAAGATTGCAAATGTATAGTGATTATGTACAACAATTCATCCCATATTTTGATGATATTGATTTCAAGCATCTTCCTCGTGAGCAAAATAACTTTACAGATGCTTTAGCTAACTTAGCAGTAAATTTAACTTGGGAAGAGAACGTGAAAATCCAATCAGTGAAGATCGTGGAGAATGAATTTCCCGTGATTGAATTTGAAAACATGATCGCCTTGTTAATacaagaagatgaagaagatccTTGGTATATAGATATAAAGAAATTTTTAATCGAAGGACAATACCCTGAAGGAAGTCACAAGAAAGATCGATTAGCCATTCGAAGACTAGCAGCTCATTTCATAATGTTAAAAGAGCAATTGTATCATAAAGGTTTTGATGGAATTCCACAACTATGTATTTATGGAGAACAGACACAAAGGATCATGAAGGAAGTTCACAGAGGAGAATGTGGACCGCACATGAATGGAAGGATGCTTGCTCGAAAAATTCTTCGGGCTGGATACTATTGGACTACTCTCGAAAGTGATTGTGTACATTTTGTAAGAGCCTGCAAGAAGTGTCAAATCTTTGCAAATGTCAACCATATGCCACCTGTATCATTGAATAACCTTACTTCACCATGGCCGTTTTCAAGCTGGGGGATAGATATCATCGGGCAAATCCACCCAAAAGCCTAA